One window of the Thermococcus sp. P6 genome contains the following:
- a CDS encoding energy-coupling factor transporter transmembrane protein EcfT: MMYLFYSERDSILHSLDPRTKILISLVGMATIMLYNDPTFLIPAFFTVLILGKVLGKVSVTEMLRLLKPLLPIVIITILLWPLVYTPRLRGLLLGISFSMRLLTFALLTFLLLVTTSQRDLILGFVKLGMPYEFGLTVSISLRYIPTLYALAGNVMDAQKSRGWEVEKGNLLTRIRRMSAVLIPLLVASLKTAHELSIALESRAFGASGKRTFLHDIEMTKRDYAAIGIVLALFAVALYLRYGLGMGHVSV, translated from the coding sequence ATGATGTACCTCTTCTACTCGGAGAGGGACTCGATACTGCACTCCCTCGACCCGAGGACGAAGATATTGATTAGCCTCGTCGGGATGGCCACGATAATGCTCTACAACGACCCGACCTTTCTTATCCCGGCCTTCTTCACCGTCCTGATCCTCGGAAAGGTCCTCGGGAAGGTGAGCGTGACGGAGATGCTCCGCCTCCTCAAGCCCCTCCTCCCGATAGTTATCATAACGATACTCCTGTGGCCGCTGGTTTACACCCCGAGGCTCCGCGGCCTTCTCCTTGGAATCTCCTTCTCCATGCGTCTCCTGACGTTTGCCCTCCTAACGTTCCTTCTCCTCGTGACCACGAGCCAGCGCGATCTTATTCTGGGCTTCGTAAAGCTCGGCATGCCCTACGAGTTCGGCCTGACCGTTTCGATATCCCTGCGCTACATCCCAACGCTCTACGCCCTCGCCGGCAACGTGATGGACGCCCAGAAGAGCCGCGGCTGGGAGGTGGAGAAGGGAAACCTGCTGACGAGGATCAGGAGGATGAGCGCCGTTTTGATACCCCTCCTCGTTGCATCCCTCAAAACCGCCCACGAGCTGAGCATAGCCCTCGAAAGCAGGGCCTTTGGAGCGAGCGGAAAGAGGACGTTCCTCCACGACATCGAGATGACAAAAAGGGACTACGCGGCCATAGGTATCGTTCTGGCGCTCTTTGCGGTGGCCCTCTACCTCCGCTACGGCCTTGGAATGGGGCACGTAAGCGTTTAG
- a CDS encoding energy-coupling factor ABC transporter ATP-binding protein produces the protein MLKAENVWYRYENGREALRGVDFEMGEEIVALVGKNGSGKTTLAKHFNGLLKPTEGRVTVDGMDTREHTVAELSRVVGYVFQNPEHMFFEENVFREVAFGPRNLGLSEEEVEDRVRWALKAVNLEGYEDRSPYSLSGGEKQRLAIAAVLAMKPRYLILDEPTTGLDERNARSVRETIGELRKAGHGILLITHDMELVLELAERVVLLHGGRKRFDGSPAGFFSLELHDYGLEKPELLRIAEKLGLGFVRSTSDVINALVGDGG, from the coding sequence ATGCTGAAGGCCGAGAACGTCTGGTACAGATACGAGAACGGAAGGGAAGCCCTCAGAGGCGTGGACTTTGAGATGGGCGAGGAGATAGTGGCTCTCGTGGGTAAAAACGGGAGCGGAAAGACCACGCTGGCGAAACACTTCAACGGCCTTCTGAAGCCCACGGAGGGAAGGGTGACGGTTGATGGAATGGACACGAGGGAGCACACCGTGGCCGAACTCTCGAGGGTGGTTGGCTACGTCTTCCAGAACCCGGAACACATGTTCTTCGAGGAGAACGTCTTCAGGGAAGTCGCCTTCGGACCGAGGAACCTCGGCCTGAGCGAGGAGGAGGTGGAGGATAGGGTGAGGTGGGCCCTGAAGGCCGTTAACCTCGAGGGCTACGAGGACAGGTCACCTTACTCCCTCAGCGGCGGGGAGAAACAGAGGCTCGCCATAGCGGCGGTGCTGGCCATGAAACCGAGGTATCTGATCCTCGACGAGCCCACGACGGGACTGGACGAGAGAAACGCCCGAAGTGTCAGGGAAACGATAGGGGAACTGAGGAAAGCCGGCCACGGGATACTCCTGATAACCCACGATATGGAACTCGTCCTCGAGCTTGCCGAGAGGGTGGTTCTTCTGCACGGCGGTAGGAAGCGCTTTGACGGATCTCCAGCCGGGTTCTTCTCCCTCGAGCTCCACGATTACGGACTTGAAAAGCCCGAACTCCTCAGGATAGCCGAAAAGCTCGGCCTCGGGTTCGTGAGGAGCACCTCCGACGTTATAAACGCCCTCGTGGGTGATGGGGGATGA
- a CDS encoding biotin transporter BioY, with protein MKAADVAFAALFAALTAVGAQISVPIGTVPVTFQVFFVLLSGLVLGARLGFLSQLVYVFMGAVGIPVFAGFQGGFAVLYGPTGGYIVAFPLAAFVAGYMTEKLERRAGMIAGSLTGIGIIYLLGWLRLGYFLGGDFQGAFLLGVLPFVAIDLGKAALAVLVAERVKSIPG; from the coding sequence ATGAAGGCGGCTGATGTGGCGTTTGCGGCCCTCTTTGCGGCCCTGACTGCCGTTGGGGCTCAGATCAGCGTTCCAATAGGAACCGTTCCGGTAACGTTTCAGGTGTTCTTCGTCCTTCTGAGCGGTCTCGTCCTCGGCGCGAGGCTTGGCTTCCTCAGTCAGCTGGTTTACGTCTTCATGGGAGCCGTTGGAATTCCCGTCTTTGCCGGCTTTCAGGGTGGCTTTGCGGTCCTTTACGGGCCAACGGGGGGTTACATAGTGGCGTTCCCTCTGGCGGCGTTCGTTGCAGGCTACATGACGGAGAAACTCGAAAGGAGGGCTGGGATGATAGCCGGCTCCCTCACGGGCATCGGGATCATCTACCTCCTCGGCTGGCTGAGGCTGGGTTACTTCCTTGGGGGCGACTTTCAGGGGGCCTTTCTCCTCGGGGTTCTGCCCTTCGTGGCCATAGACCTCGGAAAGGCCGCTCTGGCGGTCCTTGTGGCGGAGAGGGTGAAGTCAATCCCCGGTTGA
- a CDS encoding molybdenum cofactor guanylyltransferase produces the protein MLGAIMAFPERRVENHTLPLAGQPLVKLTERRLFLSKRIDDIITIVRKDLLRAYSLHVSKPVPVSAGSGMEALLKALPDEPFFLAGGNMPLIMPFLVNYMVGVFYENEPEALIPVWKDGTEEVTHAIYEPLSLRNAIEAALSEGYRSLSRIGEFLDYEPLPIEELAGRNPKVTLSFFRVRSPFDVKFAEETLRREK, from the coding sequence ATGCTCGGAGCGATAATGGCGTTCCCGGAGAGAAGGGTGGAAAACCACACCCTTCCCCTTGCGGGTCAGCCCTTGGTAAAGTTAACCGAGAGGAGGCTTTTCCTTAGCAAAAGGATCGACGATATCATCACGATCGTGAGGAAGGACCTTCTCAGGGCTTATTCCCTTCACGTCTCGAAGCCGGTACCCGTTTCGGCAGGGAGCGGGATGGAGGCCCTCCTCAAAGCCCTCCCGGACGAACCTTTCTTTCTGGCCGGCGGCAACATGCCGTTGATAATGCCCTTCCTCGTCAACTACATGGTGGGGGTCTTCTACGAGAACGAACCCGAGGCGTTGATACCCGTGTGGAAGGACGGAACGGAGGAGGTTACCCACGCGATCTACGAGCCCCTGAGTCTGAGGAACGCTATAGAGGCCGCCCTGTCGGAGGGGTACAGGAGCCTTTCAAGGATAGGAGAATTCCTCGATTACGAACCGCTCCCCATAGAAGAACTGGCCGGAAGGAACCCAAAGGTCACGCTGAGCTTTTTCAGGGTCAGGAGTCCCTTCGACGTTAAGTTCGCCGAGGAAACCCTCAGAAGGGAGAAATAG
- a CDS encoding S9 family peptidase has translation MVKVLTEKDLGKFRLVGNVDASGRKLVFQVTEISVKEDDYFSRLYLYNGRKVRQFTSGKKDSNPRFSPDGKLIAFASKRGEKEGAELYVIPTGGGEARLLTRFRYEIRKVRFTEDGNVAVVTPVDVEKKPRDDVHRIREIPFWSNGVGWVYGRRNAVYVVDVETGRKRRLTPKNLDVGQVRFHGGRLYFTAQEDRERKPMVSDLYVLRGRKAERLTPGRWGISDFIPLDDGTFILKANTRERGIPTNTHIYHYNPETGEMRKLTSRLDRSAYNSLNCDVRGSQRAELVFRDGWIYYIATDGPRASLFRVNLEGKVERVVAGDRSIESFAIGDYVAFTAQDELNPTELYVLRDGRERRITRFNDWIKDYKLSRPEHFRVKASDGVEIDAWVMKPVNFEPGKKYPAVLEIHGGPKTAYGHSFMHEFHVLTAKGFVVVFSNPRGSDGYGEDFADIRGHYGERDYMDLMEVIDEALRRFDFIDGERIGVTGGSYGGFMTNWIVGHTDRFRAAVTQRSISSWVSFFGTTDIGYYFAPDQIGGDPWSNPDGYWEKSPLKYAPNVKTPLLIIHSMEDYRCWLPEALQFYTALKYLGKTVELALFPGENHDLSRGGKPKHRIRRLELITGWMERWLGNE, from the coding sequence ATGGTAAAGGTTCTCACGGAGAAGGACCTCGGAAAGTTCAGACTCGTCGGAAACGTCGACGCCTCCGGAAGGAAGCTCGTCTTTCAGGTAACGGAGATAAGCGTTAAGGAAGACGACTACTTTTCAAGGCTCTACCTCTACAACGGGAGGAAAGTTAGACAGTTCACCTCCGGCAAAAAGGACTCCAACCCAAGGTTCTCGCCGGACGGGAAGCTCATAGCCTTTGCATCAAAGCGCGGGGAGAAGGAAGGGGCGGAACTTTACGTCATCCCGACCGGCGGGGGAGAGGCGAGGCTCCTCACCCGGTTCAGGTACGAGATCAGGAAGGTTCGTTTCACGGAAGATGGGAACGTGGCAGTGGTCACGCCCGTTGACGTTGAGAAAAAGCCGAGGGATGATGTCCACCGCATAAGGGAGATACCCTTCTGGTCCAACGGCGTCGGCTGGGTCTACGGCAGGAGGAATGCTGTTTATGTAGTTGACGTCGAAACCGGGAGGAAGAGGCGCCTGACTCCCAAGAACCTTGACGTGGGTCAGGTGAGGTTCCACGGGGGCAGGCTCTACTTCACGGCTCAGGAAGACCGCGAGAGGAAGCCGATGGTGAGCGATCTCTACGTCCTCAGGGGCAGGAAGGCGGAGAGGCTAACCCCGGGAAGGTGGGGGATCAGCGACTTCATACCTCTGGATGATGGGACCTTCATCCTGAAGGCCAACACGAGGGAGAGAGGGATTCCAACGAACACCCACATCTACCACTACAACCCCGAGACGGGTGAGATGAGGAAGCTAACCTCCCGGCTCGATCGTTCCGCCTACAACTCCCTCAACTGTGACGTTCGCGGAAGCCAGAGGGCCGAACTGGTCTTCAGGGACGGCTGGATCTACTACATAGCCACCGACGGGCCGAGGGCCAGCCTCTTCAGGGTCAACCTCGAGGGGAAGGTGGAGAGGGTTGTAGCTGGAGACAGGAGCATTGAGAGCTTTGCCATTGGTGACTACGTGGCCTTCACGGCTCAGGATGAGCTAAACCCGACGGAACTCTACGTTCTGCGGGACGGAAGGGAGAGGAGGATCACCCGCTTCAACGACTGGATCAAGGACTACAAACTCTCCAGACCCGAACACTTCAGGGTTAAGGCGAGCGATGGCGTTGAAATCGACGCGTGGGTGATGAAGCCGGTTAACTTCGAACCCGGGAAGAAGTACCCGGCGGTGCTCGAGATCCACGGCGGTCCGAAGACGGCCTACGGTCACTCCTTCATGCACGAGTTCCACGTCCTCACGGCCAAGGGGTTCGTGGTGGTGTTCTCCAATCCGCGCGGGAGCGACGGCTACGGCGAGGACTTCGCCGACATAAGGGGGCACTACGGCGAGAGGGATTATATGGACCTGATGGAAGTGATCGACGAAGCCCTGAGGAGGTTCGACTTCATCGACGGGGAAAGGATAGGCGTCACCGGGGGTTCCTACGGCGGGTTCATGACGAACTGGATAGTCGGACACACTGACCGCTTCAGGGCTGCGGTAACCCAGCGCTCCATATCCAGCTGGGTGAGTTTCTTCGGTACAACCGACATCGGCTACTACTTCGCTCCCGACCAGATCGGTGGCGACCCGTGGAGCAATCCCGACGGTTACTGGGAGAAGTCGCCCCTGAAGTACGCGCCCAACGTTAAGACACCTCTCCTCATAATCCACTCTATGGAGGACTACCGCTGCTGGCTGCCGGAGGCGCTGCAGTTCTACACGGCACTCAAATACCTCGGAAAGACCGTTGAACTGGCCCTCTTCCCGGGCGAGAACCACGACCTGAGCAGGGGAGGAAAGCCGAAACACAGGATCAGGAGGCTCGAGCTGATCACCGGGTGGATGGAGAGGTGGCTGGGAAATGAGTAA
- a CDS encoding tRNA(Met) cytidine acetyltransferase TmcA has translation MAVKVRFDERVREYARGEGVDDGVLKLTETALAQALEKFHRRMILIQGDTLRKAELAGILAGASSRFLSGIVEELVRKRLRSEDEGGISVLYATDALGEETFGRKRYDAFRKHFDVLTGPKVEVKAVTFKHTRDILGRTYDILVLDMSYDHSPNDLGRIIETVRGGGLIFVLGHPFKKWKKMWTGFHKSLVTPPYTIDDVKKRFNRRLIRKFVEHEGIYIITEGGKLKKKPKRGKKVARIRARKGVKIPRGRLFPRELYGMALTEGQVNAIGSFEGLVREEGMIVLTADRGRGKSASLGMAAVGFGLSIKKRARIVVTAPEPENVQTLFRFARKALERLGFEPRVVEENDLIVGLQTEGLIISYHPPAGGYREKADLYVIDEAAGIHVPLLYRYLNMPRVVYSSTVHGYEGAGRGFSVKFLKRARERREFRELHLEEPIRYAGNDPIERWLFDVLLLDAEPVELTEEDYELIKNMEVYLEKPDLDDWFENEREDLRNFVGVYILAHYRNRPSDVALLADAPHHDARVLRLKNGKIVTAIQIAMEGGIPKKVIGKMAKGYKPRGNIIPDMMVKHHLAKEFARLKGYRVVRIATHPDAMDMGLGSRALELLEKEAREKGLDWIGSGFGASEELVRFWVRNGFAVVHLSPARNPVSGEFTAIVLKPISERAKEIVKRASDEFRIRLTEWLGDTHRELEPEIARWLFETPFGEAVDYPVYLTEVQRKRLDAFTGRVLTYDTVVDAVKPIVKLYFLDGWMKPYLDDRQVKLLIYRVLQAHGWKETAELIGRTETFTMIEVRDIIRGLWYYYRRILPRS, from the coding sequence ATGGCCGTTAAAGTCCGCTTTGATGAGAGGGTGAGGGAATACGCCAGAGGCGAGGGGGTTGACGATGGCGTTCTCAAGCTAACCGAGACGGCACTCGCTCAGGCCCTTGAGAAGTTCCACAGAAGGATGATACTGATTCAGGGTGACACGCTGAGGAAGGCCGAGCTGGCGGGAATCCTTGCCGGGGCATCTTCCCGGTTCTTGAGCGGGATCGTCGAGGAACTCGTAAGGAAAAGGCTCAGGAGCGAGGATGAGGGAGGGATAAGCGTTCTGTACGCGACCGATGCCCTCGGCGAGGAGACCTTCGGGCGGAAGCGTTACGATGCCTTCAGGAAGCACTTCGACGTTCTAACCGGCCCGAAGGTCGAGGTTAAGGCTGTTACCTTCAAGCACACCCGGGACATCCTCGGTAGAACCTACGACATCCTCGTTCTGGATATGAGCTACGATCACTCCCCCAACGACCTCGGCAGGATCATTGAAACCGTCCGCGGTGGCGGTCTGATATTCGTCCTCGGCCATCCGTTCAAGAAGTGGAAGAAGATGTGGACGGGTTTCCACAAGAGCCTCGTAACCCCACCCTACACCATAGACGACGTTAAGAAGAGGTTCAACAGGCGCCTTATACGGAAGTTTGTGGAGCACGAGGGGATATACATAATCACCGAGGGCGGAAAGCTCAAGAAGAAGCCGAAGCGGGGGAAAAAGGTGGCGAGGATAAGGGCCCGGAAGGGCGTTAAGATTCCAAGGGGCAGGCTCTTTCCCCGGGAACTCTACGGGATGGCCCTCACGGAGGGACAGGTTAATGCTATCGGCTCCTTCGAAGGACTCGTTCGTGAGGAGGGCATGATAGTTCTCACGGCAGACAGGGGAAGGGGCAAGAGCGCTTCCCTCGGCATGGCCGCGGTGGGCTTTGGCCTGAGCATCAAAAAGCGCGCGAGGATAGTCGTCACCGCCCCCGAACCCGAGAACGTTCAAACGCTGTTCCGCTTCGCGAGGAAGGCACTGGAAAGACTCGGTTTCGAGCCGCGCGTCGTTGAGGAAAACGACCTCATCGTTGGGCTTCAGACGGAAGGACTGATCATCAGCTATCACCCGCCCGCGGGGGGGTATAGGGAAAAGGCCGACCTCTACGTGATCGACGAGGCCGCGGGGATTCACGTGCCACTGCTCTACAGGTACCTCAACATGCCAAGGGTGGTTTACTCCTCAACAGTGCACGGCTACGAGGGTGCCGGTAGGGGTTTCTCGGTCAAGTTCCTGAAGAGGGCCCGCGAGCGCAGGGAGTTCAGGGAGCTCCACCTTGAAGAGCCCATCAGGTACGCCGGGAACGATCCAATCGAGAGGTGGCTCTTTGACGTCCTCCTGCTGGACGCGGAGCCCGTTGAACTCACGGAGGAGGATTACGAGCTGATAAAGAACATGGAGGTTTACCTTGAGAAGCCGGATCTGGACGACTGGTTCGAGAACGAGAGGGAGGATCTGAGGAACTTCGTTGGCGTCTACATCCTCGCCCACTACAGGAACAGACCGAGCGACGTTGCCCTGCTCGCGGACGCTCCACACCACGATGCGAGGGTTCTCCGTCTGAAGAACGGCAAGATAGTCACGGCCATCCAGATAGCCATGGAGGGCGGCATTCCAAAGAAGGTCATAGGGAAGATGGCGAAGGGTTACAAGCCAAGGGGGAACATAATCCCGGACATGATGGTCAAGCATCACCTTGCGAAAGAGTTCGCGAGGCTGAAGGGCTACCGGGTGGTCAGGATAGCCACCCACCCGGATGCTATGGACATGGGACTCGGGAGCAGGGCCCTCGAGCTTCTCGAGAAGGAGGCGAGGGAGAAGGGGCTCGACTGGATAGGCTCGGGCTTCGGGGCGAGCGAGGAGCTGGTCCGCTTCTGGGTGAGAAATGGATTTGCAGTGGTTCATCTCAGCCCCGCCAGAAACCCCGTGAGCGGTGAGTTCACGGCCATCGTCCTGAAACCCATAAGCGAGAGGGCCAAGGAGATTGTAAAGAGGGCCAGCGACGAGTTCCGCATAAGGCTGACGGAGTGGCTGGGGGACACCCACAGGGAGCTCGAGCCGGAGATAGCGCGCTGGCTCTTCGAAACGCCCTTCGGCGAGGCCGTGGATTACCCGGTGTACCTCACGGAAGTCCAGAGGAAGCGTCTCGACGCCTTCACGGGCAGGGTTCTGACGTACGATACGGTCGTTGACGCGGTAAAACCGATAGTTAAGCTCTACTTCCTCGACGGCTGGATGAAGCCCTACCTCGACGACAGGCAGGTAAAACTCCTCATCTACAGGGTTCTTCAGGCCCACGGCTGGAAGGAAACCGCGGAACTCATAGGCAGGACGGAGACCTTTACGATGATCGAGGTCAGGGACATCATCAGGGGACTCTGGTACTACTACCGGAGGATCCTTCCCCGGTCATGA
- a CDS encoding TIGR00288 family NYN domain-containing protein — protein MAGSKWERIVSITKDGIRSIGTMRRKISRGKRIALLIDGPNILRKEFGIKLEDIVRSLEDLGDLRVTKVVLNQYAPQGLIEAVSNQGFDVIVVSGETGVKLAVEAMREIYNPNIDVIAIATRNAEFLPVILKAKEKGKETVVIGIEPGFSVALKHAADYVITLRGEGE, from the coding sequence ATGGCGGGCAGTAAGTGGGAGAGGATAGTATCGATAACGAAGGATGGTATAAGGAGCATAGGCACAATGAGACGGAAGATAAGCCGGGGGAAGAGGATAGCACTGCTCATAGACGGTCCCAACATTCTCAGGAAGGAGTTCGGGATAAAGCTTGAAGACATCGTTCGCTCCCTCGAGGACCTCGGTGACCTGCGCGTTACGAAGGTGGTCCTCAACCAGTACGCCCCTCAGGGCCTCATAGAGGCGGTTTCGAATCAGGGCTTCGATGTTATCGTCGTTTCCGGGGAAACAGGCGTCAAACTCGCCGTCGAGGCCATGAGGGAGATATACAACCCCAACATCGACGTCATAGCCATCGCAACGAGAAACGCCGAGTTCCTTCCGGTTATCCTCAAGGCGAAGGAGAAGGGTAAGGAGACCGTGGTTATTGGCATCGAACCCGGCTTTTCCGTGGCGCTAAAGCATGCGGCAGACTACGTCATAACCCTGAGGGGTGAGGGGGAATGA
- a CDS encoding TIGR00288 family NYN domain-containing protein — protein MKERLLRVLKRGEEETREARVPEKPGEKVEEKSIGLIIDGPNILRKEFGIKLEDILQALGRIGKIRVAKVVLNQYASQGLIEAVVNQGLEPIIVAGDTDVRIAIEAMELIYNSDVDVIAIATRDADFLPIINEAKRRGKETVVVGINPGFSVALQNAADYVIRMEGKSEERPE, from the coding sequence ATGAAGGAACGCCTTCTCAGGGTCCTCAAGCGTGGAGAGGAGGAAACCCGGGAAGCCAGAGTGCCGGAAAAACCCGGGGAGAAGGTTGAGGAGAAAAGCATCGGGCTGATCATAGACGGTCCCAACATTCTGAGGAAGGAGTTCGGGATAAAGCTCGAAGACATCCTTCAGGCCCTCGGGAGGATAGGGAAGATCCGCGTTGCAAAGGTGGTCCTCAACCAGTACGCCTCTCAGGGCCTCATAGAGGCCGTGGTTAATCAGGGGCTTGAGCCTATAATAGTGGCGGGAGATACGGACGTGAGGATCGCCATAGAGGCCATGGAGCTCATCTACAACTCCGACGTCGATGTCATAGCCATCGCAACCCGGGACGCCGATTTCCTCCCGATAATAAACGAGGCCAAGCGCAGGGGTAAGGAGACCGTGGTTGTTGGCATCAACCCCGGCTTTTCCGTGGCCCTCCAGAACGCGGCAGACTACGTCATCAGGATGGAGGGAAAGAGCGAAGAGAGGCCTGAATAA
- a CDS encoding calcium/sodium antiporter — translation MILETVVFIVGLILLIKGSDYFVEAASRVAKGFGVSEFLIALVLASIATTLPEVTVSAISSYQGRPDTALGNGIGSALANIALILGVSSLIRPLRVEKTAWENSLFMISVTAYAGALMHDGVISRLDGASLILLYFLFLYYLYRKHMTLEELPAEGRGNPRRDVLILFGSGLLVVVGAKLVVDSAVAVARALGIPEVVIALTMVSIGTSLPELSNSLTATLKNLPNISVGNIIGADILDILMVLGIASLINPIRVDLMIYTFTLPLTLLVMGILTAALYVTHRVDRLTGGIFLALYSYFVYHLYLHPAG, via the coding sequence ATGATCCTTGAGACAGTGGTCTTTATCGTAGGTCTGATCCTGCTCATAAAGGGGAGTGACTATTTTGTGGAGGCCGCTTCGCGGGTGGCGAAGGGTTTCGGCGTGAGCGAGTTCCTCATAGCGCTTGTTCTGGCGAGCATAGCCACCACCCTGCCCGAAGTTACGGTTTCCGCGATATCCTCCTATCAGGGGAGGCCCGATACGGCCCTTGGAAACGGGATCGGAAGTGCTCTGGCGAACATAGCCCTCATCCTCGGCGTCTCCTCCCTGATCCGCCCGCTCAGGGTCGAGAAAACCGCATGGGAAAATTCCCTCTTCATGATATCCGTAACCGCCTACGCCGGGGCCCTTATGCACGACGGTGTCATAAGCCGTCTCGACGGAGCGAGCCTGATCCTGCTGTACTTCCTCTTCCTGTACTACCTCTACAGGAAGCACATGACCCTCGAGGAGCTTCCCGCCGAAGGACGCGGAAACCCGCGCAGGGACGTCCTCATACTCTTCGGAAGCGGCCTTCTCGTGGTTGTGGGTGCGAAGCTCGTGGTTGATAGCGCCGTCGCCGTGGCAAGGGCCCTCGGGATTCCGGAGGTGGTCATAGCCCTCACGATGGTCTCCATCGGAACGTCCCTTCCGGAGCTTTCGAACTCGCTCACGGCAACGCTTAAGAACCTCCCGAACATAAGCGTTGGCAACATAATAGGGGCGGACATCCTCGACATCCTCATGGTTCTCGGCATAGCCTCCCTCATAAACCCGATACGGGTTGATCTCATGATCTACACCTTCACGCTCCCCCTCACGCTCCTCGTGATGGGCATCCTGACGGCGGCCCTTTACGTCACCCACAGGGTGGACAGGCTCACGGGCGGGATCTTTCTGGCGCTGTATTCCTACTTCGTCTACCACCTCTACCTGCACCCCGCCGGGTGA
- a CDS encoding thiamine ABC transporter substrate binding subunit codes for MRKIATLLVAFLLLGAIASTRPVKAEETLTVYSYDSIEWWMKEIVPLFEEKYGVKVNLVLIGDAGQVLNRLILEKDNPQADVVVGIDNSYLAKAIDAGVLEPYKPANVDVIPGWIIEEFDPTFHLTPYDYGYIAVNYRRDMVQNPPKSLEDLTRPEWKGKLIIEDPRTSSPGMAFLLWTIAIYGDDWLNYWEKLKENDVQIVKGWSEAWEAFTKGEYPLVLSYATSPAATVYYDNNTNVGAVAFEEGNYLQIEGAGVVKGARHPELARKFIEFLISEEAQEKLPLNQWMYPVNKNVQLPEVFGYAVKVSKPVTLDSDEIEKNYGTWLEQWTQLMVEGKSPEEILGSGTREAGSSGEKEGICGPALILGLALLPLLRRR; via the coding sequence ATGCGAAAGATCGCCACGCTGTTGGTAGCTTTCCTTCTCCTCGGGGCGATCGCCAGCACGAGGCCGGTTAAGGCCGAGGAAACGCTGACGGTTTACTCCTACGACAGCATAGAGTGGTGGATGAAGGAAATCGTTCCGCTCTTCGAGGAGAAGTACGGCGTTAAGGTGAACCTCGTCCTGATTGGCGACGCGGGACAGGTTCTCAACAGGCTCATCCTCGAGAAGGACAACCCGCAGGCGGACGTGGTAGTTGGCATAGACAACAGTTACCTCGCCAAGGCGATAGACGCGGGGGTACTCGAGCCCTACAAACCGGCCAACGTTGATGTGATCCCCGGGTGGATAATCGAGGAGTTCGACCCCACCTTTCACCTGACCCCCTACGACTACGGTTACATAGCCGTGAACTACCGCAGGGACATGGTCCAGAACCCGCCGAAGAGCCTCGAGGATCTCACCAGACCGGAGTGGAAGGGCAAGCTCATCATCGAAGACCCGAGGACCAGCTCGCCGGGAATGGCCTTCCTCCTCTGGACGATAGCCATCTACGGTGACGACTGGCTCAACTACTGGGAGAAGCTCAAGGAGAACGACGTCCAGATAGTCAAGGGCTGGAGCGAGGCCTGGGAGGCCTTCACGAAGGGCGAATACCCGCTCGTCCTCAGCTACGCTACCTCCCCGGCAGCGACGGTTTACTACGACAACAACACCAACGTCGGGGCCGTTGCCTTCGAGGAGGGCAACTACCTCCAGATCGAAGGGGCGGGCGTGGTTAAGGGGGCCAGACATCCGGAACTGGCGAGGAAGTTCATCGAGTTCCTGATAAGCGAGGAAGCTCAGGAGAAGCTCCCACTCAACCAGTGGATGTACCCCGTAAACAAAAACGTCCAGCTCCCGGAGGTCTTCGGGTACGCCGTTAAGGTTAGCAAACCCGTCACCCTCGATTCCGACGAGATCGAGAAGAACTACGGAACGTGGCTCGAACAGTGGACCCAGCTAATGGTGGAGGGTAAATCCCCCGAGGAGATACTCGGGAGCGGAACACGGGAAGCCGGCTCGAGCGGTGAGAAGGAAGGTATCTGCGGTCCTGCCCTGATTCTCGGTCTTGCCCTGCTGCCCCTCCTCAGGAGGCGGTGA